One region of Anaeromyxobacter paludicola genomic DNA includes:
- a CDS encoding PD-(D/E)XK nuclease family protein, whose product MPALVLRSLADLANAVAALPVAGPLPVRTVLVSSERQAHALRRALVESGREGVLAGTRFTSAVALAEEVLHGAGTRFQPGEDGLRGARLLTLFDDPPPLEYFDPELLRSRPGWDEAFARTLSDLEGAGLRPDTLPVDRPQWRDVAAIWRRLEETAGTSFTAARILAEAAAVLRRGGAAPEGPALAVVTGHERAVHGAFLRALPGAALGIWAVRPLTDRFLQRVEALYGEQARRALELSPPSPAGAPSHELDLLQRHLFGSAADLADPSRPRSTGPDGTVHLEEHAGVEAEVEAAVDWVARQVLEHGTALQEVAVLTAQPGPVTALLAARIARLPFPGGPLPVYVAGGISTTATAAGARLLALLQALAGWLPAEAVAAVLPSLRAEQDGSNHLSHAEAIRVAFALGTAGGNAAHPQGALEWPVRAAAREAELETALAAAEENAQRVGGPAVREVREIQALLALVRAARPALEALGGLARLVYKGAPIGALLDALETFAGNFLLEPGTGPKVSQLLADSFDAARSDLLAKTLRGPDALRLIEDRLRGLSLAQGRFGAPAVFVGTVAEAAGLEFAAVRVVGLCEGALPSAVRQDPVLPDALRHGAAPLLPLAEDRALAQLHGLARVVAGTRSALALSAPRTGLDRGEREPASIFVEAGAALARPNAATGARGALVPGLKALRRDAFRPARADAAGFREVHPVVARAWLERAAAEGELHPSWRDEPALDLGRVAALSDLEAPPGPADGLLGESGAAPVMPGLTPEKPISASALGQLLGCPRRFLYGRVLHLDDPAAAPSMNELDALTYGTLFHGVMEAFFCAHGAAFAARGKSLERWQEVAGELADAHLDALLSEVPLAGEGIREKERNRLRDDVRSFLAYDREGAQGRAFVDVERPFGYDAPLALPAGERTLYVRGCIDRLDVQDGVTLLRDLKTGKPHPRTGDEAGPTAVRDVQLALYALVTKQLARKWGLPGKVQAAYAYAADRGERERAFREDVKALTDAGKGWLSLAAKLLATRTFPATTNSKGCTFCGFKPLCGGEAPERSGRILGQANGPAAAFYALENGTDQP is encoded by the coding sequence ATGCCCGCGCTCGTCCTTCGCTCCCTCGCCGATCTGGCCAACGCCGTTGCGGCGCTCCCCGTCGCCGGCCCCCTGCCCGTCCGCACGGTCCTGGTCTCTTCGGAGCGCCAGGCCCACGCCCTGCGGCGAGCGCTGGTTGAGTCGGGGCGCGAGGGGGTGCTGGCCGGCACCCGCTTCACCTCGGCGGTCGCGCTGGCGGAGGAGGTGCTGCACGGCGCGGGCACCCGCTTCCAGCCGGGAGAGGATGGCCTGCGCGGCGCGCGGCTCCTCACCCTCTTCGACGACCCGCCCCCGCTCGAGTACTTCGACCCCGAGCTCCTGCGGAGCCGGCCGGGTTGGGACGAGGCCTTCGCGCGCACGCTCTCGGACCTAGAAGGCGCGGGGCTCCGGCCGGACACTTTGCCGGTGGACCGACCCCAGTGGCGGGACGTGGCGGCCATATGGAGGCGGCTCGAGGAGACTGCGGGAACGAGCTTCACGGCGGCCCGCATCCTCGCCGAGGCCGCAGCGGTCCTGCGGCGTGGTGGCGCAGCGCCGGAAGGTCCCGCGCTCGCCGTGGTGACGGGGCACGAGCGGGCAGTCCACGGGGCCTTCCTGCGCGCGCTACCGGGCGCGGCCCTGGGGATCTGGGCGGTGCGGCCGCTGACCGACAGGTTCCTGCAGCGGGTGGAGGCGCTGTACGGCGAGCAGGCGCGGAGAGCGCTGGAGCTCTCACCCCCTTCCCCGGCTGGCGCGCCCTCCCACGAGCTCGACCTCCTCCAGCGCCACCTCTTCGGCTCCGCCGCGGACCTCGCCGACCCGTCGCGCCCCCGCAGTACGGGGCCGGACGGCACGGTGCACCTCGAGGAACACGCCGGGGTCGAGGCGGAGGTGGAGGCGGCGGTGGACTGGGTGGCGCGACAGGTGCTGGAGCACGGCACCGCACTGCAGGAGGTCGCCGTCCTCACGGCGCAGCCCGGACCTGTGACGGCACTCCTCGCCGCGCGCATCGCCCGGTTGCCCTTCCCGGGCGGACCGCTCCCGGTGTACGTCGCGGGCGGCATCTCGACCACGGCCACTGCCGCCGGCGCGCGGCTCCTCGCGCTCCTGCAGGCGCTCGCAGGCTGGCTGCCGGCCGAGGCAGTCGCGGCGGTCCTGCCGTCACTCCGGGCCGAGCAGGATGGGAGCAATCACCTCTCGCACGCCGAGGCGATCCGGGTCGCCTTCGCGCTCGGCACCGCTGGAGGCAACGCCGCCCACCCGCAGGGCGCGCTCGAGTGGCCGGTGCGCGCCGCGGCGCGGGAGGCGGAGCTCGAGACGGCGCTTGCGGCCGCGGAGGAGAACGCGCAACGCGTCGGGGGACCAGCGGTCAGGGAGGTGCGGGAGATCCAGGCGCTCCTCGCCCTCGTCCGCGCGGCCCGTCCTGCCCTCGAGGCGCTCGGAGGACTGGCGCGGCTCGTCTACAAGGGCGCCCCGATCGGAGCGCTCCTCGACGCCCTCGAGACCTTCGCCGGCAACTTCCTGCTCGAGCCGGGCACCGGCCCCAAGGTCTCGCAGCTCCTCGCGGACTCGTTCGACGCCGCCCGCAGCGACCTCCTCGCGAAGACCCTCCGCGGCCCGGACGCGCTCCGGCTCATCGAGGACCGGCTCCGCGGACTCTCCCTCGCCCAGGGGCGCTTCGGCGCGCCGGCGGTCTTCGTGGGCACGGTTGCCGAGGCGGCCGGCCTCGAGTTCGCGGCGGTGCGCGTGGTCGGCCTCTGCGAGGGCGCCCTCCCCTCCGCCGTGCGCCAGGATCCGGTGCTCCCGGACGCGCTCCGCCACGGCGCGGCGCCGCTCTTGCCGCTCGCCGAAGACCGCGCCCTGGCGCAGCTGCACGGGCTCGCCCGGGTGGTGGCCGGCACGCGGAGCGCCCTCGCGCTCTCCGCTCCCCGCACCGGGCTCGACCGCGGCGAGCGCGAGCCGGCGTCGATCTTCGTCGAGGCGGGCGCGGCGCTGGCGCGCCCGAACGCCGCCACCGGAGCGCGCGGCGCGCTCGTGCCGGGCCTGAAGGCCCTCCGCCGCGACGCCTTCCGGCCCGCCCGCGCCGACGCGGCCGGCTTCCGCGAGGTCCATCCGGTCGTCGCCCGCGCCTGGCTCGAGCGCGCCGCGGCAGAGGGCGAGCTGCACCCCTCCTGGCGGGACGAGCCCGCCCTCGACCTCGGGCGGGTGGCCGCGCTCTCCGACCTGGAAGCGCCGCCCGGTCCGGCCGATGGGCTCCTGGGCGAGAGCGGCGCGGCGCCGGTCATGCCGGGCCTCACCCCGGAGAAGCCCATCTCGGCCTCGGCGCTCGGCCAGCTCCTCGGCTGCCCCCGGCGCTTCCTCTACGGGCGCGTCCTCCACCTCGACGACCCTGCCGCCGCGCCCTCGATGAACGAGCTCGACGCGCTCACCTACGGCACCCTCTTCCACGGCGTGATGGAGGCCTTCTTCTGCGCCCACGGCGCGGCGTTCGCGGCGAGAGGGAAGAGCCTGGAGCGCTGGCAGGAGGTGGCGGGCGAGCTCGCCGACGCGCACCTCGACGCGCTCCTCTCCGAGGTGCCGCTCGCCGGCGAGGGTATCCGCGAAAAGGAGCGGAACCGGCTGCGGGACGACGTGCGCTCGTTCCTGGCCTACGACCGGGAGGGCGCCCAGGGCCGCGCCTTCGTCGACGTGGAGCGCCCCTTCGGCTACGACGCGCCCCTGGCACTCCCGGCCGGCGAGCGCACGCTCTACGTCCGCGGCTGCATCGACCGGCTCGACGTCCAGGATGGAGTCACCCTGCTCCGCGACCTCAAGACCGGCAAGCCGCACCCGCGCACCGGCGACGAGGCCGGGCCCACGGCGGTGCGCGACGTCCAGCTGGCGCTCTACGCGCTCGTGACGAAGCAGCTCGCGAGGAAGTGGGGCCTGCCTGGGAAGGTCCAGGCGGCCTACGCCTACGCAGCCGACCGCGGCGAGCGGGAGCGCGCCTTCCGCGAGGACGTGAAGGCGCTCACCGACGCCGGCAAGGGGTGGCTGTCGCTCGCGGCCAAGCTGCTCGCCACGCGCACCTTCCCCGCCACCACCAACTCCAAAGGCTGCACCTTCTGCGGGTTCAAACCGCTCTGCGGCGGCGAGGCGCCGGAGCGCTCGGGCCGTATCCTGGGCCAGGCCAACGGGCCAGCGGCCGCCTTCTACGCGCTCGAGAACGGAACGGATCAGCCATGA